In Enterobacter sp. 638, a single window of DNA contains:
- the cfa gene encoding cyclopropane fatty acyl phospholipid synthase, producing MSSSCIEEVSLRDDNWSRIVSELLSRAGITVNGPAPSDIQVKHPDFFKRVLQEGSLGLGESFMDGWWECERLDVFFNNVLRAGLDSQLPHHLRDTLRIASARLFNLQNKKRAWIVGKEHYDLGNDLFTRMLDPLMQYSCAYWKDASTLEEAQLAKLHLICEKLQLQPGMRVLDIGCGWGGLAYYMAKNYGVSVVGVTISAEQQKMAQDRCGGLDVTILLQDYRDLHDQFDRIVSVGMFEHVGPKNYDTYFSVTDRNLKPDGVFLLHTIGSKKTDHTVDPWINKYIFPNGCLPSVRQIAKASEPFYVMEDWHNFGADYDTTLMAWHTRFLASWPDIADNYSERFKRMFSYYLNACAGAFRARDIQLWQVVFSRGVEHGLRVPR from the coding sequence ATGAGTTCATCGTGCATAGAAGAAGTCAGCCTTCGGGACGACAATTGGTCCCGAATCGTCAGTGAGTTATTGAGTCGTGCGGGCATTACCGTCAACGGGCCCGCCCCTTCTGATATCCAGGTCAAACATCCCGATTTTTTTAAGCGCGTGTTACAGGAGGGATCCCTCGGATTGGGCGAAAGCTTTATGGACGGCTGGTGGGAATGTGAGCGTCTGGATGTTTTTTTCAACAACGTCCTGCGCGCCGGCCTTGATAGTCAACTCCCTCATCACCTGAGAGACACTTTACGCATCGCCTCCGCGCGCCTGTTTAATTTGCAAAACAAAAAGCGCGCGTGGATTGTCGGGAAGGAACATTACGACCTCGGCAATGACCTGTTCACGCGTATGCTGGACCCCTTGATGCAGTATTCTTGCGCTTACTGGAAAGACGCCTCAACGCTCGAGGAGGCTCAGTTGGCCAAACTCCACCTTATCTGCGAGAAATTACAGCTACAGCCTGGCATGCGCGTGCTGGATATTGGCTGCGGCTGGGGGGGACTGGCGTATTACATGGCCAAAAATTACGGTGTCAGCGTGGTGGGCGTGACCATTTCCGCCGAACAGCAAAAGATGGCTCAGGACCGCTGCGGGGGTCTGGATGTCACTATTTTGTTGCAAGATTACCGAGACCTCCACGACCAGTTTGATCGCATCGTCTCTGTTGGGATGTTTGAACACGTCGGACCCAAGAATTACGATACCTATTTCAGCGTCACCGATCGCAATCTCAAGCCAGACGGCGTTTTCCTACTCCACACAATCGGTTCCAAAAAAACAGACCATACAGTTGACCCATGGATCAATAAGTACATTTTCCCGAATGGCTGTCTCCCTTCGGTCCGCCAGATTGCGAAAGCCAGCGAGCCTTTTTATGTGATGGAAGACTGGCATAATTTTGGCGCAGATTACGACACCACCTTGATGGCCTGGCACACGCGTTTCCTGGCCTCGTGGCCTGACATTGCCGATAACTATTCAGAACGTTTTAAACGTATGTTTAGTTATTATCTGAACGCTTGTGCAGGGGCATTTCGCGCCCGCGATATCCAGCTGTGGCAGGTGGTATTTAGCAGAGGTGTGGAGCACGGCCTGCGCGTACCGCGATAG
- the punC gene encoding purine nucleoside transporter PunC, which produces MQPNKGFLVWLGGLSVLGFLATDMYLPAFAAMQQDLQTPAAAISASLSVFLAGFALAQLLWGPLSDRYGRKPILLLGLTIFALGCLGMLWVRDATWLLVLRFVQAFGVCAAAVTWQALVTDYYPASRVNRIFATIMPLVGLSPALAPLLGSWILVHFDWQAIFATLFIITLVLMLPAFTLKPAQAKPIENNAARVTFMSLLRSRAYRGNVLIYAACSASFFAWLTGSPFILHDMGYTPAVIGLSYVPQTIAFLIGGYGCRAALQKWQGQQMLPWLLVLYALSVIGTWAVGFIPNVGLAEILIPFCVMAVANGAIYPIVVAQALRPFPHATGRAAALQNTLQLGLCFLSSLIVSALIATPLMTTTSVMLVTVALAALGYRMQVSATENTQNGTPVESSQA; this is translated from the coding sequence ATGCAACCCAACAAAGGATTCTTAGTCTGGCTCGGCGGTTTGAGCGTGCTGGGCTTTTTGGCTACCGACATGTATCTGCCGGCGTTTGCCGCGATGCAGCAAGATTTGCAGACACCTGCTGCCGCGATCAGCGCCAGCCTCAGCGTATTCCTGGCCGGTTTTGCGCTTGCACAACTGCTGTGGGGACCGCTCTCTGACCGTTATGGTCGCAAGCCTATTCTTCTTCTTGGCTTAACTATTTTTGCGCTGGGTTGTCTGGGCATGCTGTGGGTGCGCGATGCAACCTGGCTGCTGGTATTGCGCTTTGTGCAGGCGTTTGGCGTGTGTGCTGCCGCCGTGACCTGGCAGGCGCTGGTCACCGACTATTATCCCGCGTCGCGCGTTAACCGCATTTTTGCGACCATCATGCCGCTCGTGGGGCTTTCGCCAGCCCTGGCTCCGCTGCTCGGGAGCTGGATTCTGGTGCATTTTGACTGGCAAGCGATCTTTGCCACGCTGTTTATCATCACCCTGGTTCTGATGCTGCCCGCTTTTACGCTCAAACCCGCTCAAGCCAAACCAATCGAGAACAATGCGGCTCGCGTCACCTTTATGTCACTGCTGCGTTCCCGCGCTTATCGCGGAAATGTGCTGATTTACGCGGCCTGTTCCGCCAGCTTCTTTGCCTGGCTCACCGGGTCACCGTTCATTTTGCACGACATGGGTTACACCCCTGCAGTGATTGGCCTGAGCTACGTGCCGCAGACCATCGCTTTCCTGATCGGTGGTTATGGCTGTCGCGCAGCGCTGCAAAAATGGCAGGGTCAACAGATGCTGCCCTGGCTGCTGGTGCTGTACGCCCTGAGCGTCATCGGCACTTGGGCTGTCGGGTTTATTCCAAACGTCGGCCTGGCTGAAATCTTAATCCCGTTCTGCGTAATGGCCGTCGCTAACGGCGCTATCTATCCGATCGTGGTTGCCCAGGCGTTGCGTCCGTTCCCTCATGCGACAGGTCGTGCTGCGGCGTTACAAAACACGCTGCAACTGGGTCTGTGTTTCCTCTCAAGCCTGATTGTTTCGGCGTTGATTGCCACGCCGCTGATGACAACCACCAGCGTGATGCTGGTGACGGTCGCGCTTGCCGCACTCGGTTATCGCATGCAAGTTTCGGCAACTGAAAACACGCAAAATGGAACGCCGGTAGAATCGTCGCAAGCATAG